Proteins from one Hydrogenophaga sp. SL48 genomic window:
- a CDS encoding DUF1501 domain-containing protein — protein sequence MTHPHSMEALLMNRRRWLKLGGASLAGAFGAGSLSALLQNPVNAQADGYRALVCVFLYGGNDGMNMVVPTDATRHGQYAAVRQTLALPQSSLIPITGTGFGLHPSMTALASVCNAQKIVPVMNVGPLFGPLTKAEFRSLPDTHQLIPDNLFSHSDQQIQWESSSATSLVRTGWGGRAVDAMITANPSMNPVISVGGNGHYGLSAWGTPLVLPGPGGTFGVDNLTSTGATTVARKAALEAMYASANLGSANVLLGSYAQQQRTAFEMSTRLGTIVKVRPAPTAPTAIDTAFAPLTDASGNITTPLGRQLYQVAKLIQGRATVQGDKQIFFAQQGGFDTHNEQIAATSLVGEHARLMQSLADAMACFYNAMNAINMGHNVTLFTQSDFGRTFAPNSSSGTDHAWGNHHLVMGGAVNGGAVYGTYPTLVLGGPDDVGEASWERQGRWIPTTGVDQYAATLLKWFGANDSQLNTILPNLTNFGSARDLGFLAA from the coding sequence ATGACACACCCCCATTCCATGGAAGCGCTGCTGATGAACCGCCGTCGCTGGCTGAAGCTGGGCGGGGCCTCCCTCGCGGGAGCCTTCGGTGCGGGCAGCCTCTCGGCCCTGCTCCAGAACCCGGTCAATGCCCAGGCCGACGGCTACCGGGCGCTGGTGTGCGTGTTCCTCTACGGCGGCAACGACGGCATGAACATGGTGGTGCCGACCGACGCCACGCGCCATGGCCAGTACGCCGCCGTCCGGCAGACCCTGGCGCTGCCGCAAAGCAGCCTGATTCCGATCACCGGCACCGGCTTCGGCCTGCACCCGTCCATGACGGCGCTGGCCTCGGTGTGCAACGCTCAGAAGATCGTGCCGGTGATGAACGTGGGCCCGCTGTTCGGCCCCTTGACCAAGGCAGAGTTCCGCAGCCTGCCCGACACGCACCAGCTCATCCCCGACAACCTGTTTTCCCACTCCGACCAGCAGATCCAGTGGGAGTCGTCGAGCGCGACCTCGCTGGTGCGCACGGGCTGGGGCGGGCGCGCGGTGGACGCCATGATCACCGCGAACCCCTCGATGAACCCGGTGATCTCCGTGGGCGGCAACGGCCACTACGGCCTGTCGGCTTGGGGCACACCGCTGGTGCTGCCTGGCCCGGGTGGCACCTTCGGTGTCGACAACCTGACGAGCACGGGGGCCACCACCGTGGCGCGCAAAGCGGCACTGGAGGCGATGTATGCCTCGGCCAACCTGGGCAGCGCCAACGTGCTGCTGGGCAGCTACGCGCAACAGCAGCGCACGGCTTTCGAGATGTCGACCCGGCTCGGCACGATCGTGAAAGTCAGGCCCGCGCCGACAGCGCCCACCGCGATCGACACCGCGTTTGCGCCGCTCACCGACGCCAGCGGCAACATCACCACGCCCCTGGGCCGCCAGCTGTACCAGGTGGCCAAACTCATCCAGGGCCGCGCGACAGTGCAGGGCGACAAACAGATTTTCTTTGCGCAGCAGGGCGGCTTCGACACCCACAATGAGCAGATCGCCGCCACCAGCCTGGTGGGCGAGCACGCCCGGCTGATGCAGTCCCTGGCGGATGCCATGGCCTGCTTCTACAACGCCATGAATGCCATCAACATGGGCCACAACGTGACCCTGTTCACCCAGAGCGACTTCGGCCGGACCTTCGCGCCCAACAGCAGTTCCGGCACCGACCACGCCTGGGGCAACCACCACCTGGTCATGGGTGGGGCGGTCAACGGGGGCGCGGTCTACGGCACCTACCCGACCTTGGTGCTGGGTGGGCCGGACGATGTGGGCGAGGCCAGCTGGGAGCGGCAAGGCCGCTGGATTCCCACGACCGGCGTCGACCAGTACGCCGCCACCTTGCTCAAATGGTTCGGCGCCAACGACAGCCAGCTCAACACCATCCTGCCCAACCTCACCAACTTCGGTTCGGCCCGCGACCTCGGCTTCCTGGCCGCCTGA
- a CDS encoding ABC transporter substrate-binding protein — MKNTPRPGHLRLTLAAAALFSALATPTWAQLRIGQTAGFSGAVAAGVKETTDGAKLYFDAINAKGGINGQKIELESLDDKFDPKLAADNARTLITDRQVLSLFLTRGTPHTQAIIPLLDEFKVPLVAPSTGAMALHKPTHPWLFNVRAPYQRESERAVQHLSLIGIHRIGVVHVDDSFGADLLEGAQKGFASVSKTPLFIEKFDRAKPDYSRLAPLVASSGAQAVLFIGSGVAVADGIAAIRKAGSRAQIITNSNNASGGFVKSLGANATGTIVTQVFPNERSLAAAIVKEAGDLAKAKGLEGLSPAMLEGYAAAKVLVAGLQRAGANPTRAKLRDALEGLKKLDLGGLELGYGPSDHTGLEFVDLSIIDDSGRFRR; from the coding sequence ATGAAAAACACCCCCCGCCCAGGCCATCTGCGCCTGACCCTCGCCGCAGCGGCCTTGTTCTCGGCCCTGGCCACCCCCACCTGGGCACAGCTGCGCATCGGCCAGACCGCCGGTTTCAGCGGCGCCGTGGCCGCCGGGGTCAAGGAGACGACCGATGGCGCGAAGCTCTATTTCGACGCGATCAACGCCAAAGGCGGCATCAACGGACAGAAGATCGAGCTTGAGTCCCTGGACGACAAGTTCGACCCGAAACTCGCGGCCGACAACGCCCGCACCCTGATCACCGACCGGCAGGTGCTCAGCCTTTTCCTCACCCGTGGCACCCCGCACACCCAGGCCATCATTCCCCTGCTCGATGAATTCAAGGTGCCACTGGTGGCGCCGTCGACCGGCGCCATGGCGTTGCACAAACCCACGCACCCCTGGCTGTTCAACGTGCGCGCGCCCTACCAGCGCGAATCGGAGCGCGCGGTGCAGCACCTGAGCCTGATCGGCATTCACCGCATCGGTGTGGTGCACGTGGACGACAGCTTCGGCGCCGACCTGCTCGAGGGCGCCCAGAAGGGTTTTGCCTCCGTCAGCAAGACACCGCTGTTCATCGAGAAGTTCGACCGGGCCAAGCCCGACTACAGCCGCCTCGCACCACTGGTGGCCAGTTCGGGGGCCCAGGCCGTGCTGTTCATCGGGTCGGGCGTGGCCGTCGCGGACGGCATCGCGGCGATCCGCAAAGCCGGTTCGCGGGCGCAGATCATCACCAACTCCAACAACGCCTCGGGCGGCTTCGTGAAGTCGCTGGGCGCCAACGCGACCGGCACCATCGTCACCCAGGTGTTTCCCAACGAGCGTTCGCTGGCCGCGGCCATCGTGAAGGAGGCAGGCGACCTCGCGAAGGCCAAGGGCCTGGAAGGCCTGAGTCCGGCGATGCTGGAGGGTTATGCGGCCGCCAAGGTGCTGGTGGCCGGGCTGCAGCGCGCGGGCGCCAACCCGACGCGGGCCAAGCTGCGCGACGCACTGGAAGGCCTGAAGAAGCTGGACCTCGGCGGGCTGGAGCTGGGCTACGGCCCGAGCGACCACACCGGCCTGGAGTTCGTCGACCTGTCCATCATCGACGACTCGGGCCGCTTCCGGCGGTGA
- a CDS encoding excinuclease ABC subunit UvrA has translation MSDAHPLLNPSSSPEPGEAAQAPAETGLIRIRGARQHNLKNIDLDIRTGELTVVTGPSGSGKSSLVFDTLFAEGQRRYVETFSAYARQFLDRMDKPAVDRVDGVPPAIAIDQTNPVRSSRSTVGTMTELNDHLKLLFARGADLFDRETALPVRHDSPESIYAELQKRCVGFTAGPPQGESAPSGGSEPRAAGSVGANGSDPRLVVTFPVELPASTTPEEIEQWLSASGYTRVQAERIVQRAAPAPDAKAAKAAKTTKAKGAAPSESVKVLDVVADRFRIGTAEQVRVMEAIEAGLKRGSGKLMVYVLGEEGASRPDAGPPQGGAAPSGGSEPRAAGSVGASIVWRFSTGLHCPESDIRYTDPTPSMFSFNSAVGACEACRGFGRVIGVDYGLVIPNDKLTLRNGAIKIFQTPAWKEAQDDLMRHAESAGIPRDTPWNKLTPEQQHWVKAGSPNWNGKWNQHWFGIARFFEYLESKAYKMHIRVLLSKYRSYTECPSCGGARLKTDSLLWRIGTKAQADAVLPPERRYLPKGVKWSRAQLEALPGLCLHDLMLLPLDKLRVFFAALDKTLVPAGSDLAGAGQAQAVRLLFEEINTRIRYLCEVGIGYLTLDRQSRTLSGGEVQRINLTTALGTSLVNTLFVLDEPSIGLHPRDMARINDAMLRLRDAGNTLVVVEHDPAVMLAADRLIDMGPGPGERGGQIVFDGTPEAIRSADTLTGAYLGARKTVGMGFKRMVTDSTPRLILEGAREHNLQNVSVEFPLQRLVVITGVSGSGKSSLIQDVLAPALLRHFGKSTDAPGAHDRLLGADFLSEVVFVDQSPIGKTARSNPVSYVGAWDAVRALFADAPLSRQRSYTASKFSFNSGDGRCPTCGGSGFEHVEMQFLSDVYLRCPDCDGKRYRPEILEVKIERGARWFNVADVLDLTVSEAAALFAADREVIRALQPIVDVGLEYVKLGQPVPTLSGGEAQRLKLAGFLAEAAKTASASRQPISRKGTLFLFDEPTTGLHFDDIAKLMRSLRKLLDAGHSLIVIEHNLDVIRAADWLIDLGPEGGAGGGLVVAEGAPEEVRQHASSHTAKALRDYAESMGEVHAVHEGRLVDYLKQPQRQRASAARAAGHSNAIRIVNAKEHNLKNLSVDIPRGQFNVISGVSGSGKSTLAFDILFNEGQRRYLESLNAYARSIVQPAGRPEVDAVYGIPPTVAIEQRLSRGGRKSTVGTTTEVWHFLRLLYVKLGTQHCVHDGAAVMPQSPESIAAAILTRYAGQHIGLLAPLVVNRKGVYTELADWARPRGHTHLRVDGEFLPTSGFPRIDRFKEHTIELPVADGVVDPANEAWLRSQLSKALEIGKGQVHVLHQMQGLAQAMVDGTSTVGLGKLEVFSTNRACPVCATSYPELDPRLFSYNSKHGWCPDCVGTGLALSREQRKALDDSVRDDNERGREQSFAEPEVEDLADRPCPACEGTRLNAQARAVKFGGVGITDVARLSVNEVRSWVQGLLKVAALTSREADIARDLLPEIESRLAFLEEVGLNYLTLDRGAPTLSGGEAQRIRLAAQLGSNLQGVCYVLDEPTIGLHARDNAILLNALHKLGEMGNTLVVVEHDEDTIRRADHIIDIGPSAGKRGGRVVAQGTVADLSANEESVTGRYLLHAMKHPLQPRRAVDAAAPALEVRGAKLHNLQNLNVAVPLQRLVVITGVSGSGKSTIARDVLLTNAAAAVSARSTFAGRQAWDNDGVRPAWVGCDKLLGSEVVDRVLEVDQTPIGKTPRSCPATYIGFWDTVRKLFADTLEAKARGYGPGRFSFNTGEGRCPGCEGQGMRTIEMSFLPDVKVPCEVCHGARFNPETLAVSWKGKSIGDVLQMEVDEAVGFFASMPNISHPLQLLKDVGLGYLTLGQPSPTLSGGEAQRIKLVTELSKVRDDVTRRGQKAPHTLYVLDEPTVGLHMADVEKLIRVLHRLVDGGHSVIVIEHDLDVMAEADWIIDLGPEGGSGGGRIVAATTPEAVVRLGTHTGKVLGPVLARGAPVALVA, from the coding sequence ATGTCTGATGCGCACCCGCTCCTGAACCCCTCTTCTTCGCCCGAGCCTGGGGAGGCCGCGCAGGCCCCCGCAGAAACCGGGCTGATCCGCATCCGGGGCGCGCGCCAGCACAACCTGAAAAACATCGACCTCGACATCCGCACTGGTGAGCTCACGGTGGTGACCGGGCCCAGCGGCTCGGGCAAGTCCAGCCTGGTGTTTGACACGCTGTTCGCCGAGGGCCAGCGCCGCTACGTGGAGACCTTCAGCGCCTACGCGCGCCAGTTCCTCGACCGCATGGACAAGCCGGCGGTGGATCGGGTGGACGGCGTGCCGCCCGCCATCGCCATCGACCAGACCAACCCGGTGCGCAGCTCGCGCTCGACGGTGGGCACGATGACCGAGCTGAACGACCACCTGAAGCTGCTGTTCGCGCGCGGCGCCGACCTGTTCGACCGCGAGACCGCGCTGCCGGTGCGGCACGATTCGCCGGAGTCGATCTACGCCGAGTTGCAGAAGCGTTGTGTGGGATTCACCGCCGGGCCGCCCCAAGGTGAATCAGCCCCCTCGGGGGGCAGCGAACCACGCGCAGCGGGGAGCGTGGGGGCAAATGGTTCCGATCCCCGGCTGGTCGTGACCTTCCCGGTCGAGCTGCCCGCCAGCACCACACCCGAAGAAATCGAACAGTGGCTCTCTGCCAGCGGTTACACGCGGGTGCAGGCCGAACGGATCGTCCAGCGCGCTGCGCCGGCGCCCGATGCCAAAGCGGCGAAAGCCGCCAAAACCACCAAGGCCAAGGGTGCTGCGCCCAGCGAATCGGTGAAGGTGCTCGACGTGGTGGCCGACCGCTTCCGCATCGGCACCGCCGAGCAGGTGCGTGTGATGGAGGCCATCGAAGCCGGCCTCAAGCGCGGCAGCGGCAAGCTGATGGTGTATGTGCTGGGCGAGGAGGGAGCGAGCCGCCCCGACGCCGGGCCGCCCCAAGGCGGGGCAGCCCCCTCGGGGGGCAGCGAACCACGCGCAGCGGGGAGCGTGGGGGCCTCCATCGTCTGGCGGTTCTCGACCGGCCTGCATTGCCCCGAAAGCGACATCCGCTACACCGACCCGACGCCGTCGATGTTCTCGTTCAACTCGGCCGTGGGCGCCTGCGAGGCCTGCCGCGGTTTCGGCCGCGTGATCGGGGTGGACTACGGGCTCGTGATCCCGAACGACAAGCTCACCTTGCGCAACGGCGCGATCAAGATCTTCCAGACCCCCGCCTGGAAAGAAGCGCAGGACGACCTGATGCGCCACGCTGAAAGCGCGGGCATCCCGCGCGACACGCCCTGGAACAAACTCACGCCCGAGCAGCAGCACTGGGTCAAGGCCGGTTCGCCGAACTGGAACGGCAAGTGGAACCAGCACTGGTTCGGCATCGCGCGCTTCTTCGAGTACCTGGAGAGCAAGGCCTACAAGATGCACATCCGCGTGCTCTTGTCCAAGTACCGCAGCTACACCGAATGCCCGAGCTGCGGCGGCGCGCGCCTGAAGACCGACAGCCTGCTCTGGCGCATCGGCACCAAGGCCCAGGCCGACGCGGTGCTGCCGCCCGAAAGACGCTACCTGCCGAAGGGCGTGAAATGGTCGCGTGCGCAGCTGGAGGCTTTGCCCGGCCTGTGTCTGCACGACCTGATGCTGCTGCCGCTGGACAAGTTGCGGGTGTTTTTTGCGGCGCTGGACAAGACGCTGGTCCCGGCGGGCTCGGACCTCGCGGGGGCCGGCCAGGCGCAGGCGGTGCGCCTGCTGTTCGAAGAAATCAACACCCGCATCCGCTACCTGTGTGAGGTCGGCATCGGTTACCTCACGCTGGACCGCCAGAGCCGCACGCTCAGCGGCGGCGAGGTGCAGCGCATCAACCTCACCACGGCGCTCGGCACCTCGCTGGTGAACACGCTCTTCGTGCTCGACGAACCCAGCATCGGCCTGCACCCGCGCGACATGGCGCGCATCAACGACGCCATGCTGCGCCTGCGCGACGCGGGCAACACGCTGGTGGTGGTGGAGCACGACCCGGCCGTGATGCTGGCCGCCGACCGCCTGATCGACATGGGCCCAGGCCCGGGCGAGCGCGGCGGACAGATCGTGTTCGACGGCACGCCCGAAGCGATCCGCAGCGCCGACACGCTGACCGGCGCCTACCTCGGCGCGCGCAAGACCGTGGGCATGGGCTTCAAGCGCATGGTGACCGACAGCACGCCCAGGCTCATCCTCGAAGGCGCGCGCGAACACAACCTGCAGAACGTGAGTGTCGAGTTCCCACTGCAGCGGCTGGTGGTGATCACCGGCGTGTCCGGCTCGGGCAAGTCGAGCCTGATCCAGGACGTGCTCGCGCCCGCGCTGCTGCGCCACTTCGGCAAGTCCACCGACGCGCCGGGCGCACACGACCGCCTGCTCGGCGCCGACTTCCTGAGCGAGGTCGTTTTCGTCGACCAGTCGCCCATCGGCAAGACCGCGCGCTCCAACCCGGTGAGCTATGTGGGCGCCTGGGACGCCGTGCGCGCCCTGTTTGCCGACGCGCCGCTGTCGCGTCAGCGCAGCTACACCGCGAGCAAGTTCAGCTTCAACAGCGGCGACGGGCGTTGCCCCACCTGTGGCGGCTCCGGCTTCGAGCACGTGGAGATGCAGTTCCTGAGCGACGTGTATTTGCGCTGCCCGGATTGCGACGGCAAACGCTACCGGCCCGAGATTCTGGAAGTGAAGATTGAACGCGGTGCCCGCTGGTTCAACGTGGCCGACGTGCTGGACCTCACCGTGAGCGAGGCCGCCGCGCTGTTTGCGGCCGATCGCGAAGTCATCCGCGCGCTGCAGCCCATCGTGGACGTGGGGCTGGAGTACGTGAAACTGGGTCAGCCGGTGCCCACGCTCTCGGGCGGCGAGGCGCAGCGCCTGAAGCTCGCGGGCTTTCTCGCCGAGGCCGCCAAGACGGCGAGCGCCAGCCGCCAGCCGATCTCGCGCAAGGGCACGCTGTTCCTGTTCGACGAACCCACCACCGGCCTGCACTTCGACGACATCGCCAAGCTCATGCGCTCGCTGCGCAAGTTGCTGGACGCCGGGCATTCACTGATCGTGATCGAGCACAACCTCGATGTGATCCGCGCCGCCGACTGGCTGATCGACCTCGGTCCCGAGGGGGGTGCGGGCGGTGGCCTGGTGGTGGCCGAGGGCGCGCCCGAAGAGGTGCGGCAACACGCCAGCAGCCACACCGCCAAGGCCCTGCGCGACTACGCCGAGTCCATGGGCGAGGTGCACGCGGTGCACGAAGGCCGGCTGGTCGACTACCTGAAGCAGCCGCAGCGCCAGCGGGCTTCGGCCGCGCGCGCCGCGGGCCACAGCAACGCCATCCGCATCGTCAACGCCAAGGAGCACAACCTCAAGAACCTGAGCGTGGACATCCCGCGCGGCCAGTTCAACGTGATCTCCGGCGTGAGCGGTTCGGGCAAGTCCACGCTGGCCTTCGACATCCTGTTCAACGAAGGCCAGCGGCGCTACCTCGAATCGCTCAACGCCTACGCGCGCAGCATCGTGCAGCCGGCCGGCCGGCCCGAGGTGGATGCGGTCTACGGCATCCCGCCCACGGTGGCGATCGAGCAGCGGCTCAGCCGCGGCGGGCGCAAGAGCACGGTGGGCACCACCACCGAGGTCTGGCACTTCCTGCGCCTGCTCTACGTGAAGCTGGGAACACAGCATTGCGTGCACGACGGCGCTGCGGTCATGCCGCAGAGCCCCGAGAGCATCGCCGCCGCCATCCTCACGCGCTACGCCGGCCAACACATCGGCCTGCTGGCGCCGCTGGTGGTCAACCGCAAAGGCGTCTACACCGAGCTGGCCGACTGGGCGCGCCCTCGCGGCCACACGCACCTGCGCGTGGACGGCGAGTTCCTGCCCACCAGCGGTTTCCCGCGCATCGACCGCTTCAAGGAGCACACCATCGAACTGCCGGTGGCCGACGGCGTGGTGGACCCGGCCAACGAGGCCTGGTTGCGCAGCCAGCTCAGCAAGGCGCTGGAGATCGGCAAAGGGCAGGTGCATGTGCTGCACCAGATGCAGGGCCTGGCGCAGGCCATGGTGGACGGCACGTCCACCGTGGGCCTGGGCAAACTGGAGGTCTTCTCCACCAACCGCGCCTGCCCGGTCTGCGCAACCAGCTACCCCGAGCTGGACCCGCGCCTGTTTTCGTACAACAGCAAACACGGCTGGTGCCCCGACTGCGTGGGCACGGGCCTGGCGCTCTCGCGCGAGCAGCGCAAGGCGCTGGACGATTCGGTGCGCGACGACAACGAACGTGGCCGCGAACAGAGTTTCGCCGAGCCCGAGGTGGAAGACCTGGCCGATCGACCCTGCCCGGCTTGCGAAGGCACCCGTCTCAATGCGCAGGCCCGTGCGGTGAAGTTCGGCGGTGTGGGGATCACCGACGTGGCCCGTCTGTCGGTGAATGAAGTCCGCTCTTGGGTGCAGGGCTTGCTGAAAGTGGCCGCGCTGACGAGCCGCGAAGCCGACATCGCGCGCGACCTGCTGCCCGAGATCGAAAGCCGCCTCGCCTTTCTCGAAGAGGTGGGCCTGAACTACCTCACGCTCGACCGCGGCGCGCCCACGCTCAGCGGTGGCGAGGCGCAGCGCATCCGCCTGGCCGCGCAGCTCGGCAGCAACCTGCAGGGCGTGTGTTACGTGCTCGACGAACCCACCATCGGCCTGCACGCCCGCGACAACGCCATCCTGCTCAACGCCCTGCACAAGCTCGGCGAGATGGGCAACACCCTGGTGGTGGTGGAACACGACGAAGACACCATCCGCCGCGCCGACCACATCATCGACATCGGTCCCAGCGCGGGCAAACGCGGTGGTCGTGTGGTGGCGCAGGGAACGGTCGCCGACCTGTCTGCGAATGAAGAGTCCGTCACCGGGCGCTACCTGCTGCACGCGATGAAACACCCGCTGCAGCCGCGGCGAGCCGTGGATGCGGCGGCTCCTGCACTCGAAGTCCGCGGCGCCAAGCTGCACAACCTGCAGAACCTCAACGTCGCCGTCCCCCTGCAACGCCTGGTCGTCATCACCGGCGTCAGCGGCTCCGGCAAATCCACCATCGCGCGCGACGTGCTGCTCACCAACGCGGCCGCCGCGGTGTCCGCCCGCAGCACCTTCGCCGGTCGTCAGGCCTGGGACAACGACGGCGTGCGCCCGGCCTGGGTGGGCTGCGACAAGCTGCTGGGCTCCGAGGTGGTGGACCGCGTGCTCGAAGTCGACCAGACCCCCATCGGCAAAACGCCGCGCAGCTGCCCGGCCACCTACATCGGTTTCTGGGACACGGTGCGCAAGCTGTTTGCCGACACGCTGGAAGCCAAGGCGCGCGGCTACGGCCCGGGCCGCTTCAGCTTCAACACCGGCGAAGGCCGCTGCCCGGGCTGCGAAGGGCAGGGCATGCGCACCATCGAGATGAGCTTCCTGCCCGACGTGAAAGTGCCCTGCGAGGTCTGCCACGGCGCGCGCTTCAACCCCGAGACCCTGGCCGTGAGCTGGAAGGGCAAGAGCATCGGCGACGTGCTGCAGATGGAGGTGGACGAGGCGGTGGGGTTCTTCGCCAGCATGCCCAACATCAGCCACCCGCTGCAGCTGCTGAAAGACGTGGGCCTGGGGTACCTCACGCTCGGCCAGCCCAGCCCCACGCTCAGCGGCGGCGAGGCGCAGCGCATCAAGCTCGTCACCGAACTCAGCAAGGTGCGCGACGACGTCACGCGCCGCGGCCAGAAGGCGCCGCACACGCTGTATGTGCTCGACGAGCCGACCGTGGGCCTGCACATGGCCGACGTGGAAAAGCTCATCCGCGTGCTGCACCGCCTGGTGGATGGTGGTCACAGCGTGATCGTGATCGAGCACGATCTGGACGTGATGGCCGAAGCCGACTGGATCATCGACCTCGGCCCCGAAGGCGGCTCGGGTGGCGGACGCATCGTGGCGGCGACCACGCCGGAAGCCGTGGTGCGGCTGGGCACGCACACCGGCAAGGTGTTGGGGCCCGTGCTGGCCCGTGGCGCTCCAGTGGCGCTGGTGGCCTGA
- a CDS encoding SMP-30/gluconolactonase/LRE family protein, which yields MSIPAPFSPFISGYTFFESPRWHDGQLWLSDFYTHQIVRVDLQGEVTPVAEVPGQPSGMGWLPDGRLLVVSMRDRRVLRQEADGQLVTHADLSSVAGGHANDMVVDAQGRAYVGNFGFDLMGGGTPHTATLARVDPDGSVHEAATGLYFPNGSMITPDGQTLIVGETMGNRISAFDIRADGSLGPRRDWARFGDLPALTDMASVLGSLKAAPDGATLDADGAVWFADAVGHRVVRMAPGGEVLDSLSTGDQGAFACTLGGPDGRTLFVCVAPDFNEHARQAAREAAIWTTTVSVPGAGRP from the coding sequence ATGAGCATCCCCGCGCCTTTTTCGCCGTTCATCTCGGGTTACACCTTCTTTGAAAGCCCACGCTGGCACGACGGGCAGCTCTGGCTGTCGGACTTCTACACCCACCAGATCGTGCGGGTGGACCTGCAGGGCGAGGTGACGCCGGTGGCCGAGGTGCCCGGGCAACCCTCGGGCATGGGCTGGCTGCCCGACGGCCGCCTGCTGGTGGTGTCGATGCGCGACCGCCGGGTCCTGCGGCAGGAAGCCGACGGCCAACTCGTCACCCACGCCGACCTGTCGTCGGTGGCGGGCGGCCACGCCAACGACATGGTGGTCGATGCCCAGGGCCGCGCCTACGTCGGCAACTTCGGCTTCGACCTGATGGGCGGCGGCACGCCGCACACGGCCACGCTGGCGCGGGTTGATCCCGACGGCTCGGTGCACGAAGCGGCCACCGGGCTCTACTTCCCCAACGGCAGCATGATCACGCCCGATGGCCAGACCCTGATCGTGGGCGAGACCATGGGCAACCGCATCTCGGCCTTCGACATCCGGGCCGATGGCAGCCTGGGCCCCCGCCGCGACTGGGCCCGCTTCGGCGACCTGCCTGCGCTGACCGACATGGCCTCGGTGCTGGGCAGCCTGAAGGCCGCGCCCGACGGCGCCACACTCGACGCCGACGGCGCGGTCTGGTTCGCCGACGCCGTCGGCCACCGCGTGGTGCGCATGGCCCCCGGCGGCGAGGTGCTCGACAGCCTTTCCACCGGCGACCAGGGCGCGTTCGCCTGCACGCTGGGCGGCCCGGACGGGCGCACCCTGTTCGTCTGTGTCGCCCCGGACTTCAACGAACACGCCCGCCAGGCGGCACGCGAGGCCGCGATCTGGACCACGACGGTCAGCGTGCCGGGCGCCGGGCGCCCCTGA
- a CDS encoding class I SAM-dependent methyltransferase, producing the protein MLIWPLPALLTWALAWGVFLGLRASGLGAVAAFVLALLVSGLPAWTGRTPWRRVFMLGGFPLSLLATGAAGGLPGWVWLLPLALLLALYPLNTWRDAPLFPTPTLALKGLALKAPLPEGAQVVDAGCGLGAGLKALRGEYPMAQLHGLEWSWPLTLLCALRCRFARVRRADIWATDWSGYDLVYLFQRPESMARAMEKATAELQPGAWLVSLEFEAVGWKPKARLESVAGKPVWLYQAPFQR; encoded by the coding sequence ATGCTGATCTGGCCCCTTCCCGCCCTGCTGACCTGGGCACTTGCCTGGGGCGTGTTCCTGGGGTTGCGAGCGAGCGGGCTGGGCGCCGTGGCGGCCTTCGTGCTGGCGCTGCTGGTCTCGGGCCTGCCGGCCTGGACGGGGCGCACGCCGTGGCGCCGCGTGTTCATGCTGGGCGGTTTCCCGCTCTCGCTGCTGGCCACAGGCGCGGCGGGCGGTCTGCCGGGCTGGGTCTGGCTGCTGCCGCTGGCGCTGCTGCTCGCGCTGTACCCGCTCAACACCTGGCGCGACGCGCCGCTGTTTCCCACACCCACCTTGGCGCTGAAGGGCCTGGCCCTGAAAGCGCCGCTGCCCGAGGGCGCGCAGGTGGTGGACGCGGGTTGTGGGCTCGGTGCCGGCCTGAAGGCCTTGCGCGGCGAATACCCGATGGCCCAGCTTCACGGCCTGGAGTGGAGCTGGCCGCTCACGCTGCTGTGCGCGCTGCGCTGCCGCTTTGCCCGCGTGCGCCGGGCCGACATCTGGGCCACCGACTGGTCAGGGTATGACCTGGTGTACCTGTTTCAGCGCCCCGAGAGCATGGCCCGCGCGATGGAGAAGGCGACCGCCGAACTGCAGCCGGGCGCCTGGCTGGTGAGCCTGGAGTTCGAGGCCGTGGGCTGGAAGCCGAAGGCCAGGCTGGAGTCGGTGGCTGGCAAGCCGGTCTGGCTCTACCAGGCGCCGTTCCAGCGCTGA